A single Ammospiza caudacuta isolate bAmmCau1 chromosome 14, bAmmCau1.pri, whole genome shotgun sequence DNA region contains:
- the LOC131563787 gene encoding adrenodoxin-like yields MYKCLIKLSLHQRTAQGTGSRMAHGILGLLRPLQSRLSASRTRLVLLCAETEQHQGPARGWAERAFSSTHQDAPGDSSSEDRVTVHFINRDGERLTTTAKEGESLLEVVVNHNLAIDGFGACEGTLACSTCHLIFDKDTFQKLDAISDEELDMLDLAYGLTDTSRLGCQVCVKKWMDGVTLRVPMDVSDMRRQLEVGKQSKQ; encoded by the exons ATGTATAAATGCCTAATCAAGCTGTCCTTGCATCAGAGGacagcccaggggacagggagcaggatgGCTCACGGCATCCTGGGGCTCCTGCGGCCCTTGCAGAGCAGACTGAGCGCCAGCAGAACTCGCCTGGTTCTTCTGTGTGCTGAgactgagcagcaccagggcccagcaaggggctgggcagagagagCCTTCAGCTCCACGCACCAGGATGCCCCTGGGGACTCCAG CTCTGAGGATCGGGTGACAGTGCATTTTATAAATCGGGATGGAGAGCGACTAACGACCACAGCCAAAGAAGGGGAGAGCTTGCTGGAGGTGGTAGTCAATCACAACTTGGCCATTGATGGATTTG GTGCCTGTGAAGGGACATTAGCCTGCTCTACCTGTCACCTCATCTTTGACAAGGACACCTTCCAAAAGCTTGATGCCATCTCAGATGAAGAGCTAGACATGCTGGACTTGGCATATGGACTCACTGACAC ATCACGCCTTGGCTGCCAGGTGTGCGTTAAGAAGTGGATGGATGGTGTGACATTGAGGGTCCCCATGGATGTGTCGGACATGAGGAGGCAGCTGGAGgttggaaagcaaagcaaacagtGA